AAAGGCAAAGCCTAAATTCTCTTTGATATTTCGGAGAAGTTTCTTACTCAGGATTTTGGCTTTAGCGATGCCTATTAAGTTTCCCTGTAATAGAGTCAGGGATGCACTTTGTATCGCTACATCTGTTCCTGTTCCCATAGCAATACCGATATCGGCTTGCGCAAGGGCAGGAGCATCATTAATACCATCACCAGCCATCGCCACAATATGTCCCTGTTCTTGTAGTTTATGGATTTCCTGTAATTTATCTTTCGGTAATGCATTTGCTTTGAAATGTTTAATACCGACCTGCTCGGCGACGGATTTTGCGGTGTGTGCATTGTCTCCTGTAAGCATAATTACATCTACATCGTGCTGAAGCAGGTAGTGAATGGCCTGTTTGGAAGAGGTTTTGATCTGATCGGAGATGTTAAAGTAACCGAGTAAATCACTTCCTTTCGAGAGATAGGAAACGGTTTTGCCATTGGATTGGGCTGACTCGACCGCTTTTCGTATTTCGTCTGGGATGATCACCTGCATGGATTCCATCAATAATTGATTACCGAGGGCAATCAATTGATTGTTAATATGCCCCTTGATACCTTGTCCGGCAACGTTTTCGAAGTCTGCAACCTGTTGTTCTATTTTATTTCCTTCCTTTTTTGCTCGATCAATAATAGCTTGCCCGAGTGGATGGGTGCTGTTGCTGTTGAGGGCGGCGGCTAATGATAATATTTCGTTGATACTGCTCTTAGCGGTGGGTTGAATGTCATCAACGGTGGGTTTACCTTCAGTGATTGTTCCCGTCTTGTCTGTTAATACAACATCTACCTTGTTCATTTTTTCTAATGCACTGGCATCTTTGATCAAAATACCATTTTTGGCTCCTTTGCCGACACCGACCATGACTGACATCGGAGTTGCTAGGCCAAGCGCACAAGGACATGCAACAATAAGAACTGCCAAGGCATTGGCAAAACCATAAGCCAGTGATGGCGCAGGACCCCAGATCCACCAGGCGAAGAATGTCAACAAAGCGATAACGATAACAATTGGAACAAATATTTCAGATACCTTATCTGTAAGGCGTTGGATGGGAGCTTTACTTCTGCTGGCATCATTGACCATCTGAATGATCTGAGCCAATAGGGTGTCCGAACCGATACGTTCTGCTTTCATGAGAAAACTTCGTTCACCGTTGATGGTTCCGGAGCTGACCTTGTCACCTTCCTGCTTTTCGACAGGCAGGGGTTCGCCTGTCAGCATGGATTCATCAATGCTCGTCGTCCCATTTGTAATCTGTCCATCGACAGGGATTTTATCTCCGGGTTTTACTTTCAGGGTATCACCGATCTTAATCTGATCGACGCCAATTTTTACGTCGACACCATTTTCGACCCGGGTAGCGTCGGATGGGCTGAGTTTAATGAGCTCTTTGATTGCTGAATTGGTTTTGGAATGGGCTTTGGCTTCCATTACCTGCCCAAGGAGAACCAATGTTAGGATAACAGTAACGGACTCAAAATATAATGCGATATATCCGTGATGATTTTTTAGGTCAGCTGGAAATAACTGTGGGAAAAACAGGCCAATAATACTATATACAAACCCCGCGCCAGCGCCAAGGGCAATCAAACTAAACATATT
The window above is part of the Sphingobacterium sp. ML3W genome. Proteins encoded here:
- a CDS encoding heavy metal translocating P-type ATPase; the encoded protein is MQYQYKLSGMSCDGCRTTIENAINQLPGVQAKVTLDPPLLTIKSAKEISMGQLQKTLTKLGNYHIGELNKSVQETSDAEQPKLSASSKYYCPMHCEGDKSYDQPGRCPVCGMYLVLMENNENKHHYPDHTHNADQAPMVVAQTKMEQQHNHTGQQHQSGAQDHDHHQHESVQHRHDQHKHAHNDHSAAAKSNQQKAGSAGKYYCPMHCEGDKLYDQLGNCPVCGMNLEKVPELTKNTQYSCPMHPEIVQDHPGNCPICGMDLVSIAGGNDADDDRTYKDLRMKLWLSILFTVPIFILSMGEMLPGNPIGKVIPLDWSGWIQLFLSLPVVFYTCWSFFQRGWISFKTWRLNMFSLIALGAGAGFVYSIIGLFFPQLFPADLKNHHGYIALYFESVTVILTLVLLGQVMEAKAHSKTNSAIKELIKLSPSDATRVENGVDVKIGVDQIKIGDTLKVKPGDKIPVDGQITNGTTSIDESMLTGEPLPVEKQEGDKVSSGTINGERSFLMKAERIGSDTLLAQIIQMVNDASRSKAPIQRLTDKVSEIFVPIVIVIALLTFFAWWIWGPAPSLAYGFANALAVLIVACPCALGLATPMSVMVGVGKGAKNGILIKDASALEKMNKVDVVLTDKTGTITEGKPTVDDIQPTAKSSINEILSLAAALNSNSTHPLGQAIIDRAKKEGNKIEQQVADFENVAGQGIKGHINNQLIALGNQLLMESMQVIIPDEIRKAVESAQSNGKTVSYLSKGSDLLGYFNISDQIKTSSKQAIHYLLQHDVDVIMLTGDNAHTAKSVAEQVGIKHFKANALPKDKLQEIHKLQEQGHIVAMAGDGINDAPALAQADIGIAMGTGTDVAIQSASLTLLQGNLIGIAKAKILSKKLLRNIKENLGFAFIYNILGIPLAAGLLYPSFGILLSPMIAAAAMSFSSVSVILNSLRLNRATIEVDKK